A region of Onychomys torridus chromosome 10, mOncTor1.1, whole genome shotgun sequence DNA encodes the following proteins:
- the Tmem175 gene encoding endosomal/lysosomal potassium channel TMEM175 isoform X4, whose amino-acid sequence MKRLSAKDFCKLLLQNGKNVWKRLFQVVGKIDDTLALLNLACMMTITLLPYTFSLMVTFPDVPLGIFLFCMCVIAIGSVQALIVGYAFHFPHLLSPQVQHSAHRAQSRRHILRLVLRGPALCFVAAVFSLFFFPLSYVLMVTVIFLPHISKATAWCKEKLMGHRESPAHNVEPFSIDLHAPLSKERVEAFSDGVYAIVATLLILDICEDNVPDPKDVQEKFSGSLVTALGAYGPQFLAYFGSFATVGLLWFAHHSLFLHVRKATQTMGLLNILSLAFVGGLPLAYQQTSAFARQPHDELERVRVSCAIIFLASIFQFAIWTAALLHQTETLQPAVQFGGQEHAFMFAKLALYPCASLLAFAATCLLSRFSTAIFHLMQIAVPFAFLLLRLLVRLALAGLHVLWELRPQHPQQDQGEPEAQSQLLPAPC is encoded by the exons ATGAAAAGACTGTCTGCAAAAGATTTCTGCAAACTGCTCCTGCAAAATGGGAAGAATGTGTGGAAAAG ATTGTTCCAGGTTGTTGGGAAAATAGATGATACACTTGCCTTGCTCAACCTG GCCTGTATGATGACCATCACCCTTCTACCCTACACA ttttctctaatggtGACGTTCCCTGATGTGCCCCTGGGCATCTTCctgttctgcatgtgtgtgattgCCATTGGATCTGTGCAG GCACTGATTGTCGGGTATGCTTTCCACTTCCCACACCTGCTGAGTCCACAGGTCCAGCACTCTGCACACAGGGCCCAATCCCGGCGGCATATCCTGCGTCTAGTCCTCCGCGGGCCGGCACTGTGCTTTGTTGCAGCTgtcttttccctcttcttcttccccctg TCATATGTGCTGATGGTGACTGTCATCTTCCTCCCTCACATCAGCAAGGCTACTGCCTGGTGCAAAGAGAAGCTCATGG GCCACAGGGAGTCTCCAGCTCACAACGTGGAGCCCTTCAGTATTGACCTGCATGCGCCCCTCAGCAAAGAACGGGTGGAAGCTTTCAGTGACGGTGTCTATGCCATCGTGGCCACACTCCTCATCCTGGACATCTG TGAGGACAATGTTCCAGATCCCAAGGATGTGCAAGAGAAATTCAGTGGCAGCCTTGTGACTGCTCTGGGTGCATATGGGCCACAGTTCCTGGCATACTTCGGCTCCTTTGCTACAGTGGGTCTGCTCTGGTTTGCCCACCATTCACTCTTCCTGCATGTCCGGAAGGCTACACAGACCATGGGGTTACTCAACATACTGTCCCTGGCCTTTGTGGGTGGCCTCCCTCTGGCCTACCAGCAGACCTCAGCTTTTGCCCGACAGCCCCATGATGAACTTGAGCGTGTGCGCGTCAGCTGTGCCATCATCTTCTTGGCCAGCATCTTCCAGTTTGCCATCTGGACTGCAGCCCTGCTACATCAGACAGAAACACTGCAGCCAGCTGTGCAGTTTGGTGGGCAGGAGCATGCTTTCATGTTTGCCAAGCTCGCACTGTACCCCTGTGCCAGCCTGCTGGCCTTTGCTGCCACCTGCCTGCTGAGCCGGTTCAGCACAGCCATCTTCCACCTCATGCAGATTGCAGTGCCTTTTGCCTTCCTGCTGCTCCGTCTCCTTGTGCGCCTTGCCCTGGCAGGCCTTCATGTCCTATGGGAGCTCCGGCCACAGCACCCTCAACAAGACCAAGGTGAACCTGAGGCACAGTCTCAGCTCTTGCCTGCCCCCTGCTAA
- the Tmem175 gene encoding endosomal/lysosomal potassium channel TMEM175 isoform X2, which translates to MCKILPVTHTEISPEQQFDKSIQKLLATRIAVYLMTFLIVTVAWAAHTRLFQVVGKIDDTLALLNLACMMTITLLPYTFSLMVTFPDVPLGIFLFCMCVIAIGSVQALIVGYAFHFPHLLSPQVQHSAHRAQSRRHILRLVLRGPALCFVAAVFSLFFFPLSYVLMVTVIFLPHISKATAWCKEKLMGHRESPAHNVEPFSIDLHAPLSKERVEAFSDGVYAIVATLLILDICEDNVPDPKDVQEKFSGSLVTALGAYGPQFLAYFGSFATVGLLWFAHHSLFLHVRKATQTMGLLNILSLAFVGGLPLAYQQTSAFARQPHDELERVRVSCAIIFLASIFQFAIWTAALLHQTETLQPAVQFGGQEHAFMFAKLALYPCASLLAFAATCLLSRFSTAIFHLMQIAVPFAFLLLRLLVRLALAGLHVLWELRPQHPQQDQGEPEAQSQLLPAPC; encoded by the exons ATGTGCAAG aTTCTGCCTGTGACCCACACAGAGATCTCACCAGAACAG CAATTTGACAAAAGTATACAGAAACTTCTAGCTACTAGGATTGCAGTCTACCTGATGACATTTCTGATCGTAACTGTGGCATGGGCAGCACATACCAG ATTGTTCCAGGTTGTTGGGAAAATAGATGATACACTTGCCTTGCTCAACCTG GCCTGTATGATGACCATCACCCTTCTACCCTACACA ttttctctaatggtGACGTTCCCTGATGTGCCCCTGGGCATCTTCctgttctgcatgtgtgtgattgCCATTGGATCTGTGCAG GCACTGATTGTCGGGTATGCTTTCCACTTCCCACACCTGCTGAGTCCACAGGTCCAGCACTCTGCACACAGGGCCCAATCCCGGCGGCATATCCTGCGTCTAGTCCTCCGCGGGCCGGCACTGTGCTTTGTTGCAGCTgtcttttccctcttcttcttccccctg TCATATGTGCTGATGGTGACTGTCATCTTCCTCCCTCACATCAGCAAGGCTACTGCCTGGTGCAAAGAGAAGCTCATGG GCCACAGGGAGTCTCCAGCTCACAACGTGGAGCCCTTCAGTATTGACCTGCATGCGCCCCTCAGCAAAGAACGGGTGGAAGCTTTCAGTGACGGTGTCTATGCCATCGTGGCCACACTCCTCATCCTGGACATCTG TGAGGACAATGTTCCAGATCCCAAGGATGTGCAAGAGAAATTCAGTGGCAGCCTTGTGACTGCTCTGGGTGCATATGGGCCACAGTTCCTGGCATACTTCGGCTCCTTTGCTACAGTGGGTCTGCTCTGGTTTGCCCACCATTCACTCTTCCTGCATGTCCGGAAGGCTACACAGACCATGGGGTTACTCAACATACTGTCCCTGGCCTTTGTGGGTGGCCTCCCTCTGGCCTACCAGCAGACCTCAGCTTTTGCCCGACAGCCCCATGATGAACTTGAGCGTGTGCGCGTCAGCTGTGCCATCATCTTCTTGGCCAGCATCTTCCAGTTTGCCATCTGGACTGCAGCCCTGCTACATCAGACAGAAACACTGCAGCCAGCTGTGCAGTTTGGTGGGCAGGAGCATGCTTTCATGTTTGCCAAGCTCGCACTGTACCCCTGTGCCAGCCTGCTGGCCTTTGCTGCCACCTGCCTGCTGAGCCGGTTCAGCACAGCCATCTTCCACCTCATGCAGATTGCAGTGCCTTTTGCCTTCCTGCTGCTCCGTCTCCTTGTGCGCCTTGCCCTGGCAGGCCTTCATGTCCTATGGGAGCTCCGGCCACAGCACCCTCAACAAGACCAAGGTGAACCTGAGGCACAGTCTCAGCTCTTGCCTGCCCCCTGCTAA
- the Tmem175 gene encoding endosomal/lysosomal potassium channel TMEM175 isoform X1, whose product MSRPQAQEQAVDSEGDSSLYRRDEEGTQSSHRMLGFSDALLSIIATVMILPVTHTEISPEQQFDKSIQKLLATRIAVYLMTFLIVTVAWAAHTRLFQVVGKIDDTLALLNLACMMTITLLPYTFSLMVTFPDVPLGIFLFCMCVIAIGSVQALIVGYAFHFPHLLSPQVQHSAHRAQSRRHILRLVLRGPALCFVAAVFSLFFFPLSYVLMVTVIFLPHISKATAWCKEKLMGHRESPAHNVEPFSIDLHAPLSKERVEAFSDGVYAIVATLLILDICEDNVPDPKDVQEKFSGSLVTALGAYGPQFLAYFGSFATVGLLWFAHHSLFLHVRKATQTMGLLNILSLAFVGGLPLAYQQTSAFARQPHDELERVRVSCAIIFLASIFQFAIWTAALLHQTETLQPAVQFGGQEHAFMFAKLALYPCASLLAFAATCLLSRFSTAIFHLMQIAVPFAFLLLRLLVRLALAGLHVLWELRPQHPQQDQGEPEAQSQLLPAPC is encoded by the exons ATGTCCAGGCCCCAGGCCCAGGAGCAGGCAGTGGATTCTGAGGGAGACTCATCCCTATACAGGAGAGACGAGGAGGGGACCCAGAGCTCCCACCGCATGCTGGGCTTCAGTGATGCACTACTATCCATCATCGCCACTGTCATG aTTCTGCCTGTGACCCACACAGAGATCTCACCAGAACAG CAATTTGACAAAAGTATACAGAAACTTCTAGCTACTAGGATTGCAGTCTACCTGATGACATTTCTGATCGTAACTGTGGCATGGGCAGCACATACCAG ATTGTTCCAGGTTGTTGGGAAAATAGATGATACACTTGCCTTGCTCAACCTG GCCTGTATGATGACCATCACCCTTCTACCCTACACA ttttctctaatggtGACGTTCCCTGATGTGCCCCTGGGCATCTTCctgttctgcatgtgtgtgattgCCATTGGATCTGTGCAG GCACTGATTGTCGGGTATGCTTTCCACTTCCCACACCTGCTGAGTCCACAGGTCCAGCACTCTGCACACAGGGCCCAATCCCGGCGGCATATCCTGCGTCTAGTCCTCCGCGGGCCGGCACTGTGCTTTGTTGCAGCTgtcttttccctcttcttcttccccctg TCATATGTGCTGATGGTGACTGTCATCTTCCTCCCTCACATCAGCAAGGCTACTGCCTGGTGCAAAGAGAAGCTCATGG GCCACAGGGAGTCTCCAGCTCACAACGTGGAGCCCTTCAGTATTGACCTGCATGCGCCCCTCAGCAAAGAACGGGTGGAAGCTTTCAGTGACGGTGTCTATGCCATCGTGGCCACACTCCTCATCCTGGACATCTG TGAGGACAATGTTCCAGATCCCAAGGATGTGCAAGAGAAATTCAGTGGCAGCCTTGTGACTGCTCTGGGTGCATATGGGCCACAGTTCCTGGCATACTTCGGCTCCTTTGCTACAGTGGGTCTGCTCTGGTTTGCCCACCATTCACTCTTCCTGCATGTCCGGAAGGCTACACAGACCATGGGGTTACTCAACATACTGTCCCTGGCCTTTGTGGGTGGCCTCCCTCTGGCCTACCAGCAGACCTCAGCTTTTGCCCGACAGCCCCATGATGAACTTGAGCGTGTGCGCGTCAGCTGTGCCATCATCTTCTTGGCCAGCATCTTCCAGTTTGCCATCTGGACTGCAGCCCTGCTACATCAGACAGAAACACTGCAGCCAGCTGTGCAGTTTGGTGGGCAGGAGCATGCTTTCATGTTTGCCAAGCTCGCACTGTACCCCTGTGCCAGCCTGCTGGCCTTTGCTGCCACCTGCCTGCTGAGCCGGTTCAGCACAGCCATCTTCCACCTCATGCAGATTGCAGTGCCTTTTGCCTTCCTGCTGCTCCGTCTCCTTGTGCGCCTTGCCCTGGCAGGCCTTCATGTCCTATGGGAGCTCCGGCCACAGCACCCTCAACAAGACCAAGGTGAACCTGAGGCACAGTCTCAGCTCTTGCCTGCCCCCTGCTAA
- the Tmem175 gene encoding endosomal/lysosomal potassium channel TMEM175 isoform X3, which produces MGSTYQKYSSRLSMKRLSAKDFCKLLLQNGKNVWKRLFQVVGKIDDTLALLNLACMMTITLLPYTFSLMVTFPDVPLGIFLFCMCVIAIGSVQALIVGYAFHFPHLLSPQVQHSAHRAQSRRHILRLVLRGPALCFVAAVFSLFFFPLSYVLMVTVIFLPHISKATAWCKEKLMGHRESPAHNVEPFSIDLHAPLSKERVEAFSDGVYAIVATLLILDICEDNVPDPKDVQEKFSGSLVTALGAYGPQFLAYFGSFATVGLLWFAHHSLFLHVRKATQTMGLLNILSLAFVGGLPLAYQQTSAFARQPHDELERVRVSCAIIFLASIFQFAIWTAALLHQTETLQPAVQFGGQEHAFMFAKLALYPCASLLAFAATCLLSRFSTAIFHLMQIAVPFAFLLLRLLVRLALAGLHVLWELRPQHPQQDQGEPEAQSQLLPAPC; this is translated from the exons ATGGGCAGCACATACCAG AAGTATTCCTCGAGGCTTTCTATGAAAAGACTGTCTGCAAAAGATTTCTGCAAACTGCTCCTGCAAAATGGGAAGAATGTGTGGAAAAG ATTGTTCCAGGTTGTTGGGAAAATAGATGATACACTTGCCTTGCTCAACCTG GCCTGTATGATGACCATCACCCTTCTACCCTACACA ttttctctaatggtGACGTTCCCTGATGTGCCCCTGGGCATCTTCctgttctgcatgtgtgtgattgCCATTGGATCTGTGCAG GCACTGATTGTCGGGTATGCTTTCCACTTCCCACACCTGCTGAGTCCACAGGTCCAGCACTCTGCACACAGGGCCCAATCCCGGCGGCATATCCTGCGTCTAGTCCTCCGCGGGCCGGCACTGTGCTTTGTTGCAGCTgtcttttccctcttcttcttccccctg TCATATGTGCTGATGGTGACTGTCATCTTCCTCCCTCACATCAGCAAGGCTACTGCCTGGTGCAAAGAGAAGCTCATGG GCCACAGGGAGTCTCCAGCTCACAACGTGGAGCCCTTCAGTATTGACCTGCATGCGCCCCTCAGCAAAGAACGGGTGGAAGCTTTCAGTGACGGTGTCTATGCCATCGTGGCCACACTCCTCATCCTGGACATCTG TGAGGACAATGTTCCAGATCCCAAGGATGTGCAAGAGAAATTCAGTGGCAGCCTTGTGACTGCTCTGGGTGCATATGGGCCACAGTTCCTGGCATACTTCGGCTCCTTTGCTACAGTGGGTCTGCTCTGGTTTGCCCACCATTCACTCTTCCTGCATGTCCGGAAGGCTACACAGACCATGGGGTTACTCAACATACTGTCCCTGGCCTTTGTGGGTGGCCTCCCTCTGGCCTACCAGCAGACCTCAGCTTTTGCCCGACAGCCCCATGATGAACTTGAGCGTGTGCGCGTCAGCTGTGCCATCATCTTCTTGGCCAGCATCTTCCAGTTTGCCATCTGGACTGCAGCCCTGCTACATCAGACAGAAACACTGCAGCCAGCTGTGCAGTTTGGTGGGCAGGAGCATGCTTTCATGTTTGCCAAGCTCGCACTGTACCCCTGTGCCAGCCTGCTGGCCTTTGCTGCCACCTGCCTGCTGAGCCGGTTCAGCACAGCCATCTTCCACCTCATGCAGATTGCAGTGCCTTTTGCCTTCCTGCTGCTCCGTCTCCTTGTGCGCCTTGCCCTGGCAGGCCTTCATGTCCTATGGGAGCTCCGGCCACAGCACCCTCAACAAGACCAAGGTGAACCTGAGGCACAGTCTCAGCTCTTGCCTGCCCCCTGCTAA